Sequence from the Papilio machaon chromosome 26, ilPapMach1.1, whole genome shotgun sequence genome:
ttaaaaatactatcgTTTTTAgacatgaaataaatttaaaaaaaaacattgttgtaAAATGTATGGCGATACTTTAATCCTGTCCATACTTATATTGAATGAAAAACCACgtaaaaatcaaactttaCTTCTCCCTGTCCTTTCCCCATCCATAATTTTAGCTAGGGATTTCTCTGTTATACATCAGGTTATCTGTATATCAGGCGTTATTGTCAACTTTTACACAACCCATTCTATATAAACTTTATCTCTATCATTCTATTCTAATTTAACCAACATTAAGAAAATCACCCCCCTAACCCACACGGAAGGGCAAAAATACGTCAGATTGCAAAGTATAACTAACCTAGTACGGCGCACGCACTTGACGATGGGATGTGCCTTCCTGAAACACTGCGGTCCTAGCACGTTGAAGTAGGTGAGGCCGATCTGTGCTGACACCAGTGAGTTGGTCCGCCGCAGGCAGTCGCGGAACTTCATATCACAGCTGCAGTGagaactgaaaaaaatatacacaaatattaatattgaaaactaaCTTTTCTTGGACAGGAATCAATCATAAAATACAGTACGAAAATCCGAAGGCAAAAATTTGTtgatttgtttacaaaattaccGAAATAAACATGACTGCGCCTGACATGCTGGTTAATTCGCAGTGCCCGCCTCAATACGATGAATGTATTTCgcacaaacaatatttttatcttcgtataatttagttgtttgaacgtgttaaatattgttactaaAATAACTTCAAAGTGTATTTTCACTTTCACCGAATTTGAAAAGAGgacattaataatgtaattacgAAGCCAACAAGGATTATTTCGTATCATTTAGTCAACGACTATAAAAACGTTAATTCATGGATGTAGAAGAAATCGTAAAGTAACTTAATGTTAATTCTTATTCACTGTCAACGTTTCTGGGTTGTAAGAGATTGAGATTTTTCAACAAATACTGTTTCCACATACATTTTGAGTTAcacatttgaattaaaaacaaaaacaacacaCGATcgtttcattaaatttgtCGTAGCAAAGCGGCACGCGTAACTTTCTCTCGGCGCCTCAGTGCGACAATCTCAACTCACTTACGCAATGCCACGCTCTTGCTGATTATCTAATAACGACATTATTCGCTACAAATAACCTGCAAACTCGACTTCGAACCATGAACTGATTCCCTATACTTTATCTATAAATAAtcactgaaacaaaaaaatgtttctctATCCAAGCATGGCGTTTTAACACATctttagaaaacaaattaatacataGTATTGCTTAACTCCGATGACAACGCAAAATTATCTCTTGTTCAAAAGGTTGCAAAACATTTCGTGTAGAGTCGTATTGTGGTGTTATGCTATTGGTGCCAAGTGGTTATTGAAAGATTCATTGACGATGAAGAGCATGTTGAAACAGACTTGCAGAGTATTGACGAAATGTCATCTCGATATACATACAACATTCGGTAAATGTagagttaataattttctatctGTTTTAGCCTTACAATGTCACTAGCCTCTGTACTCATAACTTTTATATGTGCTACAAAATCAACAGACCGACCTCTATATTACATCTGAGGTTAGATATTACGCCTTTGTATGCATAATGAATTATTGTAAACAAGAATTGAAGCATacaatatcaattaatataattcaGAGCAAATTTAGAAAGTGTAATCTTTAATGATTGAAACAGACAACGAGGTCaatgaaagtttttatttcgtaacaGAAAATCAGTGAAGCTGTAACATCTAATTACGAGTGATCCATACAACTTCGCGACGAAGCAATTACCTGTTAACTGCAACTATATATTGATGTAATGAGACATGGAATGACATCccataaaatatgaaagacTTTGATATAAAAGACTGATCTGGTAAATATATTCTAGGATCATACAATACTAGAAAAGTAttcaatcattattttaaaggacgtttaaattctaaatataaatacaacttTAGTCATACAATAACTGTAtcctaaataattttttgtcatattaattttgttaaaatctaatttctttaattgaaCACTGTGTTatcaattcattttattttataggtttaaatataaattcctTTGCAATGCTGAATATCTCATCAAGTTTACAATCGTGACAagttatattatgaaaaacgTACAttaggaaataataaaatcatataaatCTTAACGATAAAAAACTGAGATGACGCAAAACTAACAACGTTTTTGAACGTTGcgacaaaatgtaaaaaccgACAATAATcttaaacaatatgttttatcatgcaaatatttcacGAAATAGACATAAAGGCTgtataaatgtattacaaGAACCATTTAGacgaataagtttttttaacgtaATCTTTACATAATCTTTAACACGCAACAGATATCAAAATGGGGACGGAAAAGCGCGGGAATTAGACATGGGAACTTTTTGAAACCTACATGTATAAAACTacactaaaactaaaaatgcTAGTCACATAATTTGGCATATCTTTTGATCCactacaatatattattgtttaaagcaAGGTTATTTcgaaatatagtaaaatacgCGTTACTATTTTGCACAGAAGAATGTCATGAGAATTAAACGAAGTTTCGACATACTTGCCTCATTAGAACACTAAAAGGGGTTCAGTTAACAAGTTTTAAGTAGCTGTTGTCAACTGTTTCACACTTTACGCAGGTCTAGTATTTCTTTCTGGTGTCGGTTTGTAGAAATTGTATTAACTTGACCTATATGATCAATGTATTGAAGCCGTAAATGCTAAACCGGAACGGTATCACGTATTCACGAACAGCCAGCTCCAAACCATTACAATACAGTATTGTAGAACTGAAGATGGTGAACAAATTAACTTGACCCGGTTATCGCTTTAAGGGATCGTATATCTCGCAGTCACGATCATAGACTGCACGGGTCAAGGTTGGCTGGTGCTGTGAAAACGCTCCATTGGGAAActtgaatgtaaataaacaaatcgcAATATCGTTAGGAACAAGTCCATGGTATTTCGAGAGCATTTAAAAACGAAGGTTATTTACAACTATGGCCTAAAATGATCCTATTATAACAGAAAATGTGGTCTTGCTTTCTTACCGTGTGAATAGACCAGTATTAGTGAGACCGTATTTGGTCTCGCCGGCGCGGATGTAGATCTTGCAAGCGTCGTGCTGACGACAGCAGGTGTCGGTGAAGAAGAAAAGGCCCAGCTCACCGGAGCGCGCCGCTGCTGAGTGACCGTCACCACACCACACCGTGCCTGAGCGACAACAACATGAACACGTAGTTCTTAGTTCTTATGGTTTAGGTGACaggcaatatttaaaatgatcagTATACAGTTCTTGAAATAACTAACTTAAATAGCAAAGACACCTTGATATAATTCGTTGCGGTATCTAAAAAGCAATTTCCTCAAATTACCTGGATATATTGCTTGAACTCTATCTTTGAAAGCGTCTACAACAGAATTGGCAACATTTGCGACGCTGGTCACACCAGATGCTAAACTACCGACGAATCCTCGGTCACTGTCCAAGGAACCGATGTCCCGGACACCTGCCATTAGCTGGCTCAAAGGCTTGCTGATGCCTGAAGAAATACTTTTCAAGATTCCACGACCAAATTGACCTATAACGATAATACAACATGAGTTAGACTCTATTCCTATTATTTATAGACTGAAGTCTCTATTCATGTGTCACATCTGAATCGGAGAATAttgttcttaaataaataataaaaatatgcaatgTCCAGCTTACCCAATCCACCATTCTCTTCTCTACTTCTTAACTTCTCGGCTTCCAATGCCTCACTTTGCTTCTGCATTcgtttataaatatcataaatcCAATTTGGGACCACCCTTTCAGCGACCGTCTCTACAACGCTCTCCACAACGCTGCCAGCGAAGCCAAATATTACTGAAAGTGCATCTGTTTTTGGTGCAGTTGTCGGAACGACATCTTTGGAATCGTAATAATCTTCTGGAATATCCTTTTCTTCTTCTCCTTCTGTGTCTAATTCTGTAAAAATTGGAACCTCCTCTTCATTAGAGTCAGTAGTTTCAGTGGTTTCATCTAATCGATTTATAGATTCAATGGTAGTTGAAGTAAAATTAGTCTCGTGTTCAGTTGTAACTGTCGTAATGTCAATTTTATCGGTAGAGtcgttttcttttgtttctttgtgATCAAACTCGAGTTTTGTGTTGTTATTACGGATCGTCTCTGCTGCTATAACATCTAGTAGtgttacattttcattatctGAATGACTAGTGATCTCTATGGTTAATGTTGTTGTAGAATTTGTTTCATTcacattatattttgttgtaacaTCACTATGTTCAGTTGTTGGTGTGTAATCTTCAGATGGCTGTGTTGAAACTGGTAATGTAACACTTTGATGAATATCAAACTCTGGTAATATTCTTTGCGTAGTTGATAGTGGTATTACTGTTAAATCCGCTTCAGTCGTACTTTCGACTACACTgactaatatattttcagtAGTACTAACTAATTCTAAAGGAATAACACTAAATTCTGATAATTCTGTTGATTCTTCTATTGATTTTGTTacttgtgtaatattttttacttcatctgtttgattttgattaaattctttttctcTAATATTAAGCTTATCTTTTACAATAGTATACCTATaagaatctttatttttactatctaCATTTTTCCACGAAGCtgtgtcataatttttatttaatttaatggaatattcatcatcaaaGTCTATGATATTGTTATCAAAAGTATCTTCTTGCTTTTTGTCATTTCTTTTGAATGGTACATCAAACGCTCTCGGATCTGTTAATGTTGGTGTAGCTatacatattacaaatatgGCACTGATGACTAAATTCTTCATATTTCTCCGCACCGGATGGTACATTATCCTTTGTccatctgaaattaaaaaaaaatataatataagttaatgatatttttttcttctttgctTTTATTGCTGACATATAAGTAAGTAATATAtgcgtttataatataaatgttaaggattcattttaacacaattttcACAATATTTATACACAACCAAACTACTAGACACACATTGCTTCATACAAAGCCTTCGTTGTAAGGTCAGCAAACAGATGGGATTGggttaaatgtttaatgagAGGTCAATTGCGATCTAAAGtgctattataatttcaatttgtttttttttacatacatacgtgGATGCGAGAATCCTTAATGCATAATACCATCcactttgaaaaataaagcACAGATAGGGAGAAAATTATGTTGGAAGGAATTaactatttcttttatttacgtCAATTGGACAATTTTTATCACTCTCCAAATGTTGTTTGACTTGTGATCTGCAGGtcaatgtaccaatgtgtttttcgattatcgatttacatatgtacatttatacgaGGTTCTCAcgataaaggaaaacatcgtgatgcagcctgcacatatctgcgatgaaattcaaagatatttatGAAGTCAACACGTACTTGGCCAGCGTAGTTAACTatggctccgagcccctccgTGGGAACGTATTgtgaactgatgatgatggtTATAATTATCTTccaataaatttatgaaaaagcgtcagtggctcaggggttaagcacttgacttgcaatctgcaggtcctgggttcgaatcccgccatgtaccaatgtgtttttccatttacatatgtacatttatccgacgttcttacgatgaaggaaaacatcgtgatgctgcacatatctgagaagaaattcaatgatatgtgtgaagtcaaccaacccgcccttggccagcgtgattgactatggcctagtcacccctaacttggggtaggttccgaACCCCTCTGTGGGGACGTATAAATGAGCTGATGGTGATGATATTTATGAATAAGCCAGAGTAAAAAATAAGACGGAAAACaatgttgtttaaaaataaacgactACATATTTTTCCATGACCGCATTCATTTCATACTTATAGacattttataagataaataccacgtaataaagaaatactggctagacaaataaaactggtttttgtataaaaatgtttgcatttaataaatttaattgtttattgacTTTATAAAGTGAGAAGCTTTGACTATAAAAGTTGCCTTTACATATTAGAGATCCGTGGAGTCtgttaaatgatttaatatacaatctctaaattaaacataaacaacTATTATTTATCACACTACTGATGATGTCTACTgatgattgttttaattaaaattataaaatattacaacaaaaacatattaaacttacaaaacattcacataaactttacatattcacatacaaactttcatcccctattccctattgttattttgcaccTTTGAGggttaaaacttttaatgtcatattggttatttatatcaagttaacagcctaaaaaataagtttaaatattctagCTGTAAAACttacgatacttccatacaactTTTCATGCCccctttcaaccccttacaacaattttttttcttttaaaagtagGCTAGACCCTTTCTGAGGCTCAAAACTATTTAGAtatgtactaaatttcatttaaatcggttcagtactTTGGGCGTGAAAGTgcgacagacagacagacagagttactttcacaTCTTACTCAATATTGGATAGATAAGACGGTTGGATGGATATATTATCtgaagaacggcttaacggatcttgatgaaagtcgtcacagttgtagaacatagtctggaaaaacacataagctacttattaagattttttaattcctcgcgttccgagtcgcgggcgacagctagtttataatattagtaaccaTTACATACATCTATCATTATTAATAGTAAtgtctaaataatataataatggcGAACACACGAGGGCGTCACACTGCATTGTGTAACAAGAATCAATATTGTACCTATCAAAGCGAGATAAATTTATACACGCAGTCGATTTACTGCGCAATTCCCGCTCACTTTGCGCTGCACTGCATCGGACAAAGATTAACTACCAACACAGACAGTCACACGTACTTTGTAGCCTACATCTGTaacctttattaattaaaactcatACTTcattaagatatatataaacaaacagattattttttgaatatgaaCGTTGCGTGAAACCAGTGATCATTTCTTTGTACAAGATAATCAAGCCTCATTGTGGTAAAGTCTAGAAGGATCTGACTTATGATctgatatatttgtaatttgttttttttcaaaatcctTGTAATAAACAGAACTTATCAATAAACTCAGGGTAAacagttaaaagaaaaaattaaggttacattaaacattacaataataaatctaatggAATATCAAATAGAAGGCAAAGgtcaagtttttaattaattgaatcaaACAATTCACGTAACGATGcatctgttttaattttttttataagcgaAACAAAGCGAAGTGAGAAAACATCTCATTTATTTGATGTACAACGCAaggattaaatttatatttaactagctatcATCCGCTACtgcgtctgcgcggaattaagaaaaaactgaatgtgtagtctatgtgttcttctagactatgttctacatttgtgcgaaatttcatgaagatccgttgagccgctcCGGAGGtaccaacaaacatccatccatccaaacatttgcatttataatattagtaagataaaacgAAATCATGCACCAAATATGAAGTGAcgtatcttatttattaatctttgaCCTTCATTTTATGATTCCCtattactatataatataatacagaGTGTAGGGATTTCTCACGgtctaataaatattgtattacaatGCTGTCTTTAAACGTATTGTTTGTTCTTAGTTATGCTGAGAAACTTTGCGATTAAAACTAACCTGCCTTTAACAAATGTCAAATATCGAACCAACGTAGATATGTAATTTTTggttaacgatttttttttattttttttttaaattgaagtaCCGTCCTTATGactgcgtttttttttaatataaaatctcaCGCTTGCACGATTTCTAGCGATTTACGTAATTACAATTAACCGAAGGAGTATTACATATAAATCTTGTTACTCAATCGATGTTATCTATATACTCTTAATCCAGTTTTctttgttaacattaaaaataatctaaaggTTTGAAAAAATGACTTTACTTCATAGTATTACACTTCTCACAATTGCTACAAACAATTGGAAATTTTACCTTCAGTAGACAATGTAGGTtactaattttagtaaataaagcgaacgatttaatatttctaaagaCCACTGCTAGGACGAATTTATTGGAAAATTCTCCTATAGCGTGGACCATTCCGCTTCTCGAGATCATATCTAAAGATgtgtcctatgtataagggccaaagtaataaattgataatctttacttttttatgttaaaagcttccttttagtttagttaacaacatgcactaaacaaaatacacatttacaggtgtaaatgttatttttgctGAAGTTAAAGGGCGTATGCGGCCTATTTTcatatatggttgaaactttgacagcctctcctgaaaagttgtcaatttgcacattggtccttattcgtaggagccatctaTATAGTTGTAGCAAGTCAAAATTCATAGAGGCTACATGCAGATGTGAATAAGGTGATATGAATCGTGATGTTTAGTTACGTGTTATTATATTCTTAGTCTAgtttatgtatgttatttttatacttcattgtcatattttatttactgttattattaacgaagatataaactattttgtaaagtacgtataatgttaaattagaTCTTTTCTGTAAGGATTGTTATACGgttgtttataaatgaattttaaaaaaaatgtttatatatattcacaacctaaaggtaaattaaaagatattttttaaaatgttaaaaacctaataaggttttatacttttaatcgTAATACTTTAAGTTAAAGAATTCGATAAAAGGAATAACAAGTATCAGCCAGGGGCCatcaacattttatatcaaactcAAAGCCGAATGAAACTTAAAAGTTAGTTACcttgaattaattttcaattttaaagtcgcaaataaatataactaaaatgtaaattaccactttattaatcaaaaacatttttcatttaatccATTTAACGACTACACGGTACAAGtcatatacaaaaaaacaaaaaataattgtggATTTTCGCTggcaaaaaatatgtacaaaaacaaaactacgtatatctatattttagaGTTTAAATCTTATGATAATAGAAAccgattattaaataaaccttGATACAAAAAGGTTGGACACCTCTGGTATAAAGTATTACAAATCTGGTCATGGTAAATAAGTGAGCGGTGAATTCTTGCATTAGCCGGAGCTACCTAAGGGCACTAATCTAGGTCCCGATTTATATACCTTAGTCAATAATGACGTGCTGAGAAAATATAGCTTATTTAAAAGGCAAAGAAGATTAAGTTTACCATAAAGTAAAGGAGCttgtactaattaaaaaaaaaacaagattgaTTGATATGTCTATGACTTGCAGAATACGAATCAAATAATTCCACTTCAAAATCTAGCAAGTTTTATAcgttatgaaagaaaaataacaggaatattaaacaagaataactttatttcattGGATATAAAGGGTTTGTCATCACCTCTTCACCAAATATAGTCACGTAtttgtttaaagtaaaaagttatttagttaCTGAATAAGTAGTTGTCGCATGCGACTCTGTTCTGCgcggga
This genomic interval carries:
- the LOC106716425 gene encoding uncharacterized protein LOC106716425, translating into MYHPVRRNMKNLVISAIFVICIATPTLTDPRAFDVPFKRNDKKQEDTFDNNIIDFDDEYSIKLNKNYDTASWKNVDSKNKDSYRYTIVKDKLNIREKEFNQNQTDEVKNITQVTKSIEESTELSEFSVIPLELVSTTENILVSVVESTTEADLTVIPLSTTQRILPEFDIHQSVTLPVSTQPSEDYTPTTEHSDVTTKYNVNETNSTTTLTIEITSHSDNENVTLLDVIAAETIRNNNTKLEFDHKETKENDSTDKIDITTVTTEHETNFTSTTIESINRLDETTETTDSNEEEVPIFTELDTEGEEEKDIPEDYYDSKDVVPTTAPKTDALSVIFGFAGSVVESVVETVAERVVPNWIYDIYKRMQKQSEALEAEKLRSREENGGLGQFGRGILKSISSGISKPLSQLMAGVRDIGSLDSDRGFVGSLASGVTSVANVANSVVDAFKDRVQAIYPGTVWCGDGHSAAARSGELGLFFFTDTCCRQHDACKIYIRAGETKYGLTNTGLFTRSHCSCDMKFRDCLRRTNSLVSAQIGLTYFNVLGPQCFRKAHPIVKCVRRTRITGQKCEEYELDYTKPKMWQWFDSETF